A genomic stretch from Streptomyces sp. QL37 includes:
- a CDS encoding glycosyltransferase: MSRPRAHVAMVGVPVVSHVLPSLAIIRELVARGHRVTYANDPVVADRIESAGAELVPCTSVLPVADNNWPDAPIAAASLFLDDAVQALPQLRAAYDDDPADLYLYDIGAYAARALAEAQGRPLMQLSPSFVGWDGYEEEVAAHLRKLPGADAYRERFARWLAECGATTTDVDVFSGPPARALALIPRAMQPHADRVDTDTVTFVGPCFDAPADADGWTRPAAADHVLLISLGSAYTRQPEFYRQCLAAFGDLPGWHVVLQIGRHTDPGTLGDIPPGVEVHSWVPQRAILEQADAFVTHAGMGGCGEGLLAGVPMIAVPQGAEQFMNADRLVELGVARRVDTADATAATLRAALNDLVADPERAERSKRLQAAARTEGGTSRAVGLIEDMLAAAL, from the coding sequence ATGTCCCGCCCACGTGCCCATGTCGCGATGGTCGGCGTACCCGTCGTCAGCCACGTCCTGCCCAGCCTCGCGATCATCCGCGAACTGGTGGCCCGCGGCCACCGGGTCACCTACGCCAACGACCCGGTCGTGGCCGACCGGATCGAGTCCGCCGGCGCCGAACTGGTGCCCTGCACCTCCGTGCTGCCGGTCGCCGACAACAACTGGCCCGACGCCCCCATCGCCGCGGCGAGCCTCTTCCTCGACGACGCCGTCCAGGCCCTCCCACAACTGCGCGCCGCCTACGACGACGACCCGGCCGACCTGTACCTCTACGACATCGGTGCCTACGCCGCACGCGCCCTCGCCGAGGCTCAGGGCCGTCCACTCATGCAGCTGTCCCCGTCGTTCGTCGGCTGGGACGGCTACGAGGAGGAAGTCGCGGCCCACCTGCGGAAGTTGCCGGGCGCCGACGCGTACCGGGAGAGGTTCGCGCGGTGGCTCGCCGAGTGCGGGGCGACCACCACGGACGTGGACGTCTTCTCCGGTCCGCCCGCACGGGCCCTCGCCCTGATCCCGCGAGCGATGCAGCCGCACGCCGACCGGGTCGACACCGACACCGTGACCTTCGTCGGTCCCTGCTTCGACGCTCCAGCGGACGCGGACGGCTGGACGCGCCCGGCGGCCGCCGACCACGTGCTGCTGATCTCGCTCGGCTCCGCGTACACGCGTCAGCCGGAGTTCTACCGCCAGTGCCTCGCCGCCTTCGGCGACCTGCCCGGCTGGCATGTCGTGCTTCAGATCGGCAGGCACACCGACCCCGGGACGCTGGGGGACATCCCGCCCGGCGTCGAGGTGCACTCCTGGGTCCCGCAGCGGGCGATCCTGGAACAGGCGGACGCCTTCGTCACCCACGCCGGCATGGGCGGCTGCGGCGAAGGGCTCCTGGCAGGTGTTCCCATGATCGCCGTACCGCAGGGAGCCGAGCAGTTCATGAACGCCGACCGGCTCGTGGAACTCGGCGTAGCCCGCCGCGTGGACACCGCCGACGCGACCGCCGCGACTCTTCGCGCGGCGCTGAACGACCTGGTCGCGGATCCGGAACGCGCCGAGCGGTCCAAGCGGTTGCAGGCTGCCGCACGCACCGAGGGCGGCACCTCGCGTGCCGTCGGCCTCATCGAGGACATGCTGGCCGCCGCCCTCTGA
- a CDS encoding CatB-related O-acetyltransferase, whose product MPPVPADPTVLHPMPEHPRVVLLRPLVKSPLIEVGDYSYYDDPDDPTAFETRNVLYHYGPERLLIGKYCALGTGTRFIMNGANHRMDGPSTFPFPTMGGSWAEHFDLITGLPGRGDTVVGNDVWFGHGATVMPGVRIGHGAIIGAGAVVTGDVPDYGIVGGNPARLIRTRYDAEDVARLLALAWWDWPVRHITEHVRTIMSGSIGELEDAAALIRRP is encoded by the coding sequence ATGCCACCCGTTCCCGCCGACCCCACCGTGCTCCACCCCATGCCCGAGCACCCGCGCGTCGTCCTGCTCAGGCCGTTGGTGAAGTCGCCGCTGATCGAGGTGGGTGACTACTCGTACTACGACGATCCGGACGACCCGACCGCGTTCGAGACGCGCAACGTCCTGTACCACTACGGGCCCGAACGGCTCCTCATCGGCAAGTACTGCGCGCTGGGCACGGGCACCCGGTTCATCATGAACGGCGCCAACCACCGCATGGACGGCCCGTCCACGTTCCCCTTCCCCACCATGGGCGGATCCTGGGCCGAGCACTTCGACCTGATCACAGGCCTGCCGGGCCGGGGCGACACCGTCGTCGGCAACGACGTCTGGTTCGGCCACGGCGCCACGGTCATGCCCGGCGTACGGATCGGCCACGGCGCGATCATCGGCGCCGGCGCCGTGGTCACCGGCGACGTCCCCGACTACGGCATCGTCGGCGGCAACCCCGCGCGACTCATCCGAACCCGCTACGACGCCGAGGACGTCGCCCGGCTCCTCGCACTGGCGTGGTGGGACTGGCCCGTGCGGCACATCACCGAGCACGTGCGGACGATCATGTCGGGGTCGATCGGGGAACTGGAGGATGCCGCCGCGCTCATCCGCCGGCCCTGA
- a CDS encoding TetR/AcrR family transcriptional regulator — protein MTDSPATKPDRRPGGRTARIRTQVLDAVRAELTENGHEGLTVEGVAARAGVHRTTVYRRWRDVGGLLVDVIGAAGELDWQPPDTGSLRGDLTALNQEIQESLAVQPSFAVALMAVSFHSEQAARAQKKLWADRYTQCEVLVDRAVERGELPSRHTDAQSLLIAATAPLYHQLVLLRADPDPRLPEQAAAATVLAAAAGAFSVR, from the coding sequence ATGACAGACTCACCGGCCACGAAGCCGGACCGCCGTCCGGGCGGTCGCACCGCCCGCATCCGCACCCAGGTCCTCGACGCGGTGCGCGCCGAGCTCACGGAGAACGGTCACGAAGGACTCACCGTGGAGGGCGTCGCGGCTCGCGCGGGAGTGCACCGCACCACGGTCTACCGGCGCTGGCGCGACGTGGGCGGCCTGCTCGTCGATGTCATCGGCGCCGCCGGCGAGCTCGACTGGCAGCCTCCGGACACCGGCTCCCTGCGTGGCGATCTGACCGCCCTCAACCAGGAGATCCAGGAGTCCCTGGCCGTGCAGCCGTCGTTCGCCGTGGCCCTGATGGCCGTCTCGTTCCACTCGGAGCAGGCCGCGCGGGCGCAGAAGAAGCTGTGGGCGGACCGGTACACCCAGTGCGAGGTTCTCGTCGACCGCGCCGTGGAGCGGGGGGAACTCCCCTCGCGGCATACGGACGCGCAGAGCCTGCTGATCGCCGCCACGGCGCCGCTCTACCACCAGCTGGTACTCCTGCGCGCCGATCCCGATCCGCGGCTGCCGGAGCAGGCCGCCGCTGCGACGGTGCTGGCGGCGGCGGCAGGCGCCTTCTCCGTGCGGTGA
- a CDS encoding APH(3'') family aminoglycoside O-phosphotransferase encodes MSDHSRPQAVSPVLSGVPGGDWVPVHSGESGAHVFRSADATRYAKCVPAADAADLTAERDRIEWLTGQGVPGPRALDWHSGDAGACLVTSAVSGIPADQVPAEDLRVSWERIAHAVRRLHEVPVSRCPFRRGLDAMVAVARDVVARGAVNPEFLPVEQQHTLPTDLLARLTRQVPRRRRQEAVDTVVCHGDLCLPNIILDPQTLNVSGFIDLGRLGTADRYADLALLFANAREAWGDEEQARAADVAFAETYGIALDHDRLRFYLHLDPLTWG; translated from the coding sequence ATGAGTGATCACTCCCGCCCTCAGGCCGTATCGCCGGTTCTGTCCGGCGTGCCGGGCGGCGACTGGGTTCCTGTCCACTCGGGTGAGTCGGGGGCCCATGTCTTTCGCAGTGCGGACGCCACCCGGTATGCCAAGTGCGTACCCGCTGCGGACGCAGCCGATCTGACGGCGGAGCGGGACCGGATCGAATGGCTGACCGGGCAGGGTGTTCCGGGCCCTCGGGCCCTCGACTGGCACTCCGGTGACGCGGGCGCCTGCCTCGTGACCAGCGCCGTCTCCGGCATCCCCGCTGATCAGGTGCCGGCCGAAGACCTGCGCGTCTCCTGGGAGCGCATCGCGCATGCCGTCCGCCGGCTGCACGAGGTGCCCGTGTCCCGGTGCCCGTTCCGACGGGGGCTGGACGCCATGGTCGCCGTGGCGCGCGACGTCGTGGCCCGCGGCGCCGTGAACCCGGAGTTCCTCCCCGTGGAGCAGCAGCACACGCTCCCCACGGACCTGCTCGCCCGCCTCACTCGGCAAGTCCCCCGGCGACGGCGACAGGAGGCCGTCGACACGGTCGTCTGTCACGGGGATCTGTGCCTGCCCAACATCATCCTCGATCCGCAGACCCTGAACGTGTCGGGCTTCATCGACCTGGGCCGCCTGGGGACGGCCGACCGCTACGCCGACCTGGCACTGCTGTTCGCCAATGCGCGGGAGGCCTGGGGGGACGAGGAGCAGGCACGCGCCGCGGACGTGGCGTTCGCCGAGACGTACGGCATCGCGCTGGACCATGACCGACTGCGCTTCTACCTCCATCTCGACCCGCTGACCTGGGGCTGA